AGTGCTGTAGACTCACATGGCGTGTACAACTCAGTCTGTAACTCAGCGGGATAGAGATCCCTCACAATGCCGCCATCGTCCTCTCCCCTGTCCAACCAGCGCCCGCAGGGGAAGCGTAGCCTCAGACCTTGTGAGGGGGCGTCGATCTCCACCCAGTCCAAGAACCAACCAGGTGAGCCCcctgttagaataaaaaaaaaaacatttttttattctgctTACTTTTAAAGACAATTTTTTCTTTCCCCACCTGAGTTATCATGACCGATTCGAAGCTTTTCCAGCTCACCCAAATCGACCGCTTCCACTGTGAACTCATTTATCATCCCTTGCTCAAACTTGTTCTTATAGTTCTTACAGGCCTTCAGATTGACGATGCCTGTGCGTTCAAACATGAAACTCAGATGTACTGGAACTTGATGTGTGCAAATGAGGGGAAGCTGATGTGTTTTCTTACCCGTGTCATCATTTTCTCCAAATAATACAGCAAAGACATTTGCATCTGTTCCCGCATACTTTTTTTCTCCGGTTTTTATCTTGATGGTATATGTAGTGGACATGGCTGAAAAAGACATAAAAGCTTTTTCGGTGCTTGAATCCATCTCAGTGTCAGAGAAACCCTATACACCTGCTTGCAACTTGAATAAATACTTGAACAGGGCTCCCTTTTATCTTTTCCCTCCACTATAACATGAAGCAGCATTGCAAATGTGTTACATTTCTGCTCCAGCCCCAGAGTGGCACCGCCGCCTccttcatcatcctcatcttTCTTCATGAAGGCCTCATCCACGGGAACCAGCTCTCTTGCTATCTGGCCGTCATCTTCATCCACTGCCAGCCAGCGGTTGCAAGGGAAGTAGTAcctaacaaaaaaatgaagtcactgaatgaaaaacatttgaaatggaCATGGGTTTCACCTACGTTGTATCATCCTTTGTGTCCACTATTTCCACACGATCAAGGTACCAAGCTGAGTACGACTGTGTGTTGTCATGACGGATCCGAAGCTTCTTCAGAGGACCCAAATCAATAGCTGTCACAATGAAAACATCCTCCTGCAAAACAGACCAACCCAACTGTCATGTTACAGacaaacaaagacaaacatgtGCTACCATcacaaaatcaacaaattacaCCATCATGTCAGAGGAAATGTATAGTCACAGAAAAGCAAATCAACTGCTGGTAACAAAGTACACTTATGCAGTACAGTTATGTACTTAATGTTGTGGTCCATAAGTTTACTTGGGCTGTTTTTGTATGCAAAGCTTATTGAACACAAGCGGACTAGTCCTGCTTGTGAtccaagataaaaaataaacagggtGTAATTGTCTGAGGACATGATTTATGTCCCTGCATTTATAGATGTAATGGAGGACTGAATAATTCACAAGTTGGATTCAAGTAATGAGTAAAAGTAGGACAGGTTCAGTGACACAGCGGACGCCCCAGCTCCTCTCAGTCACAGCTGGTTGGCCTGCCATGGGAGGAGATGTAGTTTGTAATCCAACCAGAATATGTTCCCACCCCACACCTCAGTGTTAAGATCGTGTCAAGTGGATGGGCGTGGGGGAACAAAAAAGCTGACAAAAATTTTGCAGCAAGAGAACATTCTGAGGAAGACAGCACAGAAAGATGTTCAGTACCTCCCCTCGTTCGAATTTGTTGAGGTTGTCGGAGTTCTTGAGATAACGCTCTCCGGTGTCCCCGTTCTCTCCGTAAATATTAATGAAGACGTTGGCGTCGGTCCCGGCTCCCAGCACGTCACCCGTGAAGACACACACTTCGTAGGTGTTGACTGTGAGACAATACAAAGGATGAATTACTAACTCCTTCTTAACCTATTGTCCGACATCATGGGCAGGAAACTGTGTCAAATCCACCCGTGAGTGACCCCAAGTTGTTGGCATGCAACTTCTGCATGAACTTTCTCAATACAAGAACCTGACATGAAGTATTTGACACTCAAACTGTagcataaataatataaatgagaACTGCTAtatacttcctcccacattccaaaaacatgctaggttaattggcgactccaaattgtccataggtatgagagtgtgaatggttgtttgtctatatgtgtcttgtgattggctggcgaccagtccagggtgtaccccgcctctcgcccgaagacagctgagattggctccagcacccctgcgaccctcatgaggataagcggtagaaaatgaatgaatgaatgaactgctatatatgtatgtgtgaaaTGAGCGACACAGTCCATTCAGTTGACactttaaatatgttttctgcATTTCTTCTTGACTGTAATTGAACTTACCATTCCAATACCTAATCTAATCTAACCTAAACAAATCCATGTAAAGGTCTTGTATTGGATGTTGTTAGATTGTGCATGATGTAAGTTCTGTGAGTTAGTAGATGGTTTGCTAAGAGTGTGTTGTACCTTCCAGTTCCTCTGCGCCGTCAGGCAGCAGCTCAACCTGTAGCTCGCCATCATCCTCTCCCCGAGCCAGCCAGCGCGAGCAGGGGAAATGATAGGTCAACACCACTTCCTGCATCtcctctcctccttcctcctcctcatcatcctcatcctttttctttttcttcttctttttcttgtcttccttcttcttctccttgggCACCATAGCCATCGTTATGTGCTTCACATCCACCGTCTCCAGGAACCAGCCAGATCCTATCCCTGAGCCGTCGTGACCGATGCGGATTTTGAACACCTTCCCCACGTCTTTGGCCTCAATCTTGAAGAGGAAGAGTGGTTGCCACTCAATTGTTTTGACAATAGTAGTCTTGCTTTGATGATACCTTGAATACGTCAGTGGTGTTTCTTTCAAAGTTGTTGGATCGACTGTCCAGCATGATGACTTCTGTCTTGCCTTTTTCTCCATAGAGCTGAATGAACACTTTGGCATTTGTGCCAGCGAACATCTCATCTCCAGTTGTGACTGATACCTCATAGCTGATCACTGGTAAAAGACAGGCAGCGAATTTTACTTTTCGGCAGGGTGTACTCAAACGGCACAATACTGTGAAGAGTGTGTGTTGCGTACATTGCTGTGTGTCCAAGATCTCGCTGGGGTAAATCTCCACCTCTGTCTTGCCGTCGGCTTCTCCCTTGCACAGCCAGCGATGACAGGGGAACATGTAGTGCTTTCCTTTCAGAGGAACCAGGATCTGAACGCTGTCCAAGAACCAACCGGCCCGCATGCCCTCGTTGGTGTGGCCGATCATCATTCGGTTGATCTGCAAGTGAAAGATAAGAGCTCGATGTTGCAAAGGCAGTGCTCCATCAAAGTCGATTTGTCTCACCTGTCCAATATCAGCGGTTTCCACAGTGAAGATGTCAATGCGACCCGTCTCAAAGTAATTTCTCAGGTTGTTGTCAGAGACCACTAGCATCATTTTACTAGTGTCACCTTTGTCCCCATAAAGCTTGACAAACACTGTGGAGTCTGAGCTGCCCCCGGGGATGTTGCCTGTCTTCACTGCGATGTGATAGCCAACATCTACAGTGGACAAATGACCACATCAGTGCACATCATCATGAGGATTTAAGAGCACATGCAAACCAAAATCTTACTGTAGAGACTCTGTCCATCAGAGAAGGGGACTAATTCTCGAACGATCTGTCCATCATCCTCGTTGCGATCCAGCCATCTTCACGCCACAATGAACAGTATGTGTTAAAAGCAAAGTATTACTTACACATAACTGATCGGGCCCACTCACCTGTTGCAGGGAAACTCGATGGCCTGCGTCTCAGCCTGTCCCTCTTCCCTCACTATGATTTTATCTAGAAACCAGCCACAGCCACCACCTTTACCATCATGTCCGATCCTCACCCTGCGGATCTGTCCGATGGTGACGGCCTCAATGATAAACTCATCCAGCTGAGTAAAGCAAATCACAGTATGAAAAATGACTTACGTCAACAAACGTAACTCGATTCCACTCTTAGtccaaacatacagtataagccCCTCTCTTAAAGTCCATTTTCCAGCTCTCAACTTACATTCCCCTTCTCAAActtgttgatgttgtttttgcagTTGACAAGCTGTCGGTCTCCAGTGTCACCACGCTCGCCAATGAGATTGAGAAAAACAGATGCGTCAGTGCCACTGCCGCCGAGGGTCCCGGTGCAAATGGTCACTCTGTATTTTATCACTGCATAACACAACAGCGTCATTCCCTCAGTTGTCACTTGATACTCTGTCACAAACTGGGCATCATTGTAAATATTTGGATACTGTAGACATACAAGGCAGCGGTTCTGCGATGAGTTCGCCAGTTGCAGGAAGCTCTCTCACCACCTCGTTGTCATCTTCATTAGTGTCCAGCCAACGCTCGCATGGAAACTTATATTTCTCCTTGGTTAATGTTTTTATCAAAGTTGCCTAATTACAGAAAGTAATTGAAGAAAGTACTGAATAAAGCACTGAGAAAACTTGCATATTCACTAGTAGTAGCATGTACTTTAGAAATATGGTACAGGTTTTGCATGAGGATGGTGTGCTAGATGCTTGCTTTCTCCAATAATAAACACCTCACCTTAGTCAGATGCCACCCTGCGAAAGGATTTCTCTTCTCATGCCAGATACGGAGTTTGGTCAAAGTTCCCAAGTCAGGCAGTTCAACCTGTAGCAGAGCAGTGTGACGGCATAATAGAAACTATAGGTAATGACAACTTGTGTATAAGGAAGTACTTACTATAAACCTGTCCACTTGACCACGCTCAAAATTGTCTGTTTTGTTGTCTAGTTTGATCTCGTCAGACTTGCCCTTCTCTCCGTACACCTGAAAATTGATATCAGCATCGCTTCCAGCGTTGGGTAGGTCAGATGTCCAAATCCACAAGGACCAGGGATGCTCTGGAGGAGAACCACATAAACAAACGTTGATTACTTGAATATCTCTCCTCATAACAGATTACCAGATTTATTAGCTGAGCCAGGTAATGAACATACTTTTTTGCCTTTTCTGCCTGAGCGAGACCATCTCGTAGAGTTCTCGCTCAATCAGTCCATCTCCTTCCTTCTCATCCAGCCAATGAGAGCACGGGAAGGTCTGCTCGATCCCTGTGAATGGGCAGTACACCACCACCTACAAACAAGGAAGACATGCAGCATTGGGTGAAACTAGTCATATCGTAACCAGACGGTGTTATATCTTTTACGGACCTTCTCACAGTACCACCCGGCACTGACTCCGTCGTTATCATGTCCGATGGTCACCCTGCTGAGGGGGCTGAGAAGTGCTGCAATCTCGATATTGAAAATGTCTGTCAGACCACGCTCAAACTTCCCTCCTTCAAGAAATACCTGGATCAAATAAAGGAAGAAAAATAAGCCAGATTTAAGTTcatcttgttttattttaatacaaaaaatagatTAACTATACATACAAATACTTACCTTGCCGCTGTTCTTTGAGCCTTTGGTGCCGTGCATCACAATGTGAATTTTGGAGTTGGTCCCGGCCCCTCTGATGTTTCCGGTTACAATCTGGACGTTGTACACGATACCTGACAGGAATAGTTACATGTGAGCCTACCTGTGGGTCACTACGGTTCACAGGATCAACAGCAACTGGAAGAATTAATTACTGACTAAAGAATCAACAAGTCGAGTAGAAACTGAGTCTTTTTgattaaacaaaaaactaaaacaaacataTCACACGGCAGTAAACAGATATTCTTGGTATAAATATGTGCTAGATTTTTCTTACCCGTCGGTTGACTCCCTCCCACCAAAATGTCTCTCTGTATCTTGCCATCGTCCTCGTCGATGGCAAACCAGCGGTTGATTGGAAATTCATACACCAATTTGTTACCCAGATCATCCACGGTCACCTTAACACAGTAAATGTAAACTTGAGTGCATTACGTGGCTGTTACCAGCAGAGTTGCTACGACATTGAAGCAGGCTTCATCCCTTATACATATATTGTTATAGTTCCACATTTTTGTCTACCATGTTAAGAACATTTAAGATGAGTCATTGCTGTTGAGTGTCGGTGTCAGTCAATGCTGCAACTGCCTTCAAATCTACTAACACATCCGATGTAAACTAATCCCTTAATGGGTTAGGGTTTCCCTTTACACATTGGCTAGGATGACATCATATGTGCTCTGTCCGTGTGCTTGCGCGTGTGCATGAATGCTATAGTTGGAATCAACTCATCTCACTGTATAGGTGTCTAAGATGAGAGGGCTTATAGGAAATAAGAGGATCACAGATCTTATAAGTACCTCTCCACAGTGCATTAAGAAATAAGTCATGATTTCATGAATGTCATGAATTggatgtgttttaaaaaatcttaagcTACCTTGTCTACAAACCATCCTGCCGAAGAGCCTTTGTTGTTATGGCCGATGGTGATCTTCCTGACTTTGCCCAAGTTTGGGGCTTCAAAGGTGAATTTATCCTCTGTGCCTTTTTCAAAGTTATTTTTGCTTGTATTTAACAGTCTCTCACCTAAAAGGAAatgaaagtgtgatgataaccatagaactggaaatggaaCTTACTTAATTGTTAATTTTTCTTAAAGTTATTTCTTACCTGTATCACCAAACTCTCCAAATACATTGATAAATACATCTGCGTCTGTTCCGCTACCTTTTATATCAGCAGTGAAGACACTGACCATATACTTATTATCTGCAACATGACGTAAACTTGTTAGCACTTTGTTTTAGTTGGTAAAGTATCAATACTGTTATGTGTTCCATACATTTGGGCATGTCCATTGCGTCCATGCTGCCCAGCAGATCTCTGACAAAAAGGCTGTCTCCTTCCACTTTACTCAGCCAGTTGTTGCAAGCAAAGTAGTACCTCAGGTGAGGCCTAATCACATCAGTCACCACTACCCGGTCCAAGTACCAGCTGGCGTTCAGGCCTGTGTTGTCGTGTTCAATCCTGAAGCAACACAACAACCAGATCTTGTCATTGTCATTCTCCAAAAAACATGTCCTGGCTTCACTTACCGTATCTTCTTCAAAGGTCCCACATTGTGGGTTCTTATTCGAAATATATCAGCTTTGGCCCTCTCAAATGCGGTGCGACTCCTGAAATTGCGAGAAGGTTAGCAtaagagagaggaaaaaacacGCTATGCAAAATCATATCACACTAAGACATGCATACCTTTTCTCTGTGCTGTGAGATTGGAATAAAGGATACAGTTTAGTCCCAGTGGAAAATATTCATCAGAATTTAAGCAGGAATGTTTAACCTTATTAAGGGGTGTAAATCAATGATCTTAGAGAGGAACTCACTTGCTGGCCAGATGGACTTTGGGAGTGATGCCGAATTCTCCAAAAAGAGTGATAAACACATTGGCATCGGTGCCCGCTCCTCTCTCATCGCCAGTCATGGTCACCACTTCATATACTGGCGATTTGAACAAATGTGTGTAATTTACAGACAGGATAGACAAGAAACTATAAACAGTGGTCGCTACCTCATGCTATCGAGTTTTTTCTAAACTTTATTCTAACTTTAAACTTTAACTTCTTTCTATAAATGactgctgtgttgttgttgactaCGGCCTTTTGTAATGTTGATAAACTGTAGTCTACACTGGCCACCAGGTGTCAATCTTAAcacgcaccagacttgatcatttatttcaggtttgaattatctcaacaggcacaataatgacaaaaataataaggaATCatcataattacaataataaaacaagctACTGCTGTGGCCGTACTCCAgctaaaattcaactctgaatccccagacgtcacttcctgtccacatatCCGGAAGACATTAATTGAAACACACACTACCATTagtcttattcatgtcttaaatggcatattttctgattatatttataatgttaGGTAATAttattgactataggggtgttattctatgcCTAAagggctataataataataaacaatgtatGTAGAGGGTTGtgaacagattttctatgctcgaactaccaaaatatttgctttataaatacagaatcctactttgtagaaattcacttatcacagtcgatAATTATGATGAATGATTATTgtgatctggaaccaattaactcaCAATAAGCCAGGGACTTCTTTACAGGGGTTAAGGTGTGCGCTATCTGACATCTATCTGTAGATGATTTTATTGTGAAAGTGTCACAAACATCACAGGCGCCAACAACATCCTCCTACTTGTCTACCGTCAGTACATACTGCAGCTCTCCAATGAAAGCATCTTTTGCACATCGTGTATTCTGGAAAAAGGTGACATCTGAGGCATAACAGTTTGGATTGTGTAAGCTTGGGCCTCAGCAACGCATGCGATGTACACAATATTGTTGAATAATGGGAAAATATCCCTGCCTTGTGGAACACCTTCATACACAGGAGGCATCCCGGATCTTTTACAGATTTGATACTACCTcaatttttccaccttttttctGTGTCGCTGTTTTGTGTGGATAgcacaaacatggaaaaaaggcagaaaagcTAAATTTTCAATGTTATATTTTTCATCAGCTCTTCTCCTTTTGGGAACCAACCaatcagttttgttttttttttacgcaggCTTACCTTTCTTTTTGTGGTACTCATCTTCGTAGTCCTCCACCGATTCCACCTGGTAATTTCGAAGCTCACTCTCATAAATTTCCACGTAGTTCTcaaccttcttcttcttgcctTTTGCCTTCTTGGTGTCTTCATCGCTGTTCCCCTTCTCTGatgctttcttcttcttgtctcgcttcttcttcttcccatcGTCCTCATCCCCTGCTATCTGTTCTTCCTTTTTCTCCGAGTCCTTCTTGGATTTTTTGTCTTCATCTTTGGATTTTTTATCCTTTGAGCCCATCTTGTCATTTGCCAAAGGCTGACTTGTTGCTTTTTTGGTTATTTCAATCACATCAGGAAGATTTCCCTCTCTTTTCGTACTACTTGAGTAGCTGTTGTTGTCTTCATCGTCTGTGCTCTGTGAGACGTCGCTGAGGTCATCCCTGCGtacttctttgtttttcttcttcttagccTTTTCTTTAACTTTTTCGGTCTTGTTGCTGCTCCTCA
This DNA window, taken from Doryrhamphus excisus isolate RoL2022-K1 chromosome 4, RoL_Dexc_1.0, whole genome shotgun sequence, encodes the following:
- the loxhd1b gene encoding lipoxygenase homology domain-containing protein 1 isoform X1 gives rise to the protein MPAKKKKTSQSVEEETKDVDDDHSGDQQQKPKKKSQQVSEDAGGRKKKKKQQKDSDEEDDDSYDTFGSNVRSSNKTEKVKEKAKKKKNKEVRRDDLSDVSQSTDDEDNNSYSSSTKREGNLPDVIEITKKATSQPLANDKMGSKDKKSKDEDKKSKKDSEKKEEQIAGDEDDGKKKKRDKKKKASEKGNSDEDTKKAKGKKKKVENYVEIYESELRNYQVESVEDYEDEYHKKKVYEVVTMTGDERGAGTDANVFITLFGEFGITPKVHLASKSRTAFERAKADIFRIRTHNVGPLKKIRIEHDNTGLNASWYLDRVVVTDVIRPHLRYYFACNNWLSKVEGDSLFVRDLLGSMDAMDMPKYNKYMVSVFTADIKGSGTDADVFINVFGEFGDTGERLLNTSKNNFEKGTEDKFTFEAPNLGKVRKITIGHNNKGSSAGWFVDKVTVDDLGNKLVYEFPINRWFAIDEDDGKIQRDILVGGSQPTGIVYNVQIVTGNIRGAGTNSKIHIVMHGTKGSKNSGKVFLEGGKFERGLTDIFNIEIAALLSPLSRVTIGHDNDGVSAGWYCEKVVVYCPFTGIEQTFPCSHWLDEKEGDGLIERELYEMVSLRQKRQKKHPWSLWIWTSDLPNAGSDADINFQVYGEKGKSDEIKLDNKTDNFERGQVDRFIVELPDLGTLTKLRIWHEKRNPFAGWHLTKATLIKTLTKEKYKFPCERWLDTNEDDNEVVRELPATGELIAEPLPLIKYRVTICTGTLGGSGTDASVFLNLIGERGDTGDRQLVNCKNNINKFEKGNLDEFIIEAVTIGQIRRVRIGHDGKGGGCGWFLDKIIVREEGQAETQAIEFPCNRWLDRNEDDGQIVRELVPFSDGQSLYNVGYHIAVKTGNIPGGSSDSTVFVKLYGDKGDTSKMMLVVSDNNLRNYFETGRIDIFTVETADIGQINRMMIGHTNEGMRAGWFLDSVQILVPLKGKHYMFPCHRWLCKGEADGKTEVEIYPSEILDTQQLISYEVSVTTGDEMFAGTNAKVFIQLYGEKGKTEVIMLDSRSNNFERNTTDVFKIEAKDVGKVFKIRIGHDGSGIGSGWFLETVDVKHITMAMVPKEKKKEDKKKKKKKKKDEDDEEEEGGEEMQEVVLTYHFPCSRWLARGEDDGELQVELLPDGAEELEVNTYEVCVFTGDVLGAGTDANVFINIYGENGDTGERYLKNSDNLNKFERGEEDVFIVTAIDLGPLKKLRIRHDNTQSYSAWYLDRVEIVDTKDDTTYYFPCNRWLAVDEDDGQIARELVPVDEAFMKKDEDDEGGGGATLGLEQKSMSTTYTIKIKTGEKKYAGTDANVFAVLFGENDDTGIVNLKACKNYKNKFEQGMINEFTVEAVDLGELEKLRIGHDNSGGSPGWFLDWVEIDAPSQGLRLRFPCGRWLDRGEDDGGIVRDLYPAELQTELYTPFVPYELKIYTTDVFAAGTDADVFIVLYGRKGMCTLQKHLCVNKRERRLYFQRGAEDMFIVELEDVGDIIEKIRVGHDNRGSNPGWHLDRVEIRRLLRKGKGSETTIFPCERWLAKSEDDGETVRELVPSDIITEKLLRGGTLKRTETEVEDALETHAYHVSVRTGDMYKAGTDANIFLTIYGDLGDTGERKLAVSENNRNKFERGQVDKFTIEAVDLGQVFKIRIRHDNSMVGADWYLDQVEVLDVDTEEVYMFLCERWLSKKKEDKRLERTFFVKGYEGERNTDPNSKKMAQAKLGLDRNANKKKKKKKVAALDDGPIIPYHFTLSTGIERDASTTARVYVIIIGPGDLETDRLWLDLPDGKKSFTAGSMEHFVCYGTDVGEIKRVELGHNGATPESCWLVDELEVAVPTKGIKYSFLCKCWLAKDRGDGLSVRLFNVLDASTIIINRKVIYATTVITGDTQYAGTDTHIFLTVYGANGSTEEMLLDKNEDRFERDQEDTFNLEVDDIAPLKKIRVRIDGGGSRPDWFLDRILMRNLNTDEVYMFTYENWLSKTKGPRRTQMCELAAVVDDEEMVERTTYIIQVQTGDVTGAGTDANVCLMVFGEFGDTGTLQLKQSANRNKFERKMKDVFRFPDMLSLGELSKVRVWHDNKGLGAGWHLDYIDVKDETMDQTFRFPCDRWLAKNEDDGQIIRELACANNDSVDLSDKTKYEIAITTANTEDASTNENVWLVLEGRKARSKEFVLENKKNKFSCGATSIFEFSSKHVGEVAGICIGHITKDGKKVKNESSWHVAEVVVTEKELGNKYFFHCDAQVPLAAKKDQFQTFECYKSIESFASKVRNLVPVKYEIIVITGDVKDAGTDANVYITVYGVNGDSGRRHLRKKFRNLFERGHTDRFLVEMLDLGELLRVKVQHDNSGCNCSWYLTCVEITNTANSVTTIFQCGKWLDSGKADGRTERVLYPKY
- the loxhd1b gene encoding lipoxygenase homology domain-containing protein 1 isoform X2; translation: MDAMDMPKYNKYMVSVFTADIKGSGTDADVFINVFGEFGDTGERLLNTSKNNFEKGTEDKFTFEAPNLGKVRKITIGHNNKGSSAGWFVDKVTVDDLGNKLVYEFPINRWFAIDEDDGKIQRDILVGGSQPTGIVYNVQIVTGNIRGAGTNSKIHIVMHGTKGSKNSGKVFLEGGKFERGLTDIFNIEIAALLSPLSRVTIGHDNDGVSAGWYCEKVVVYCPFTGIEQTFPCSHWLDEKEGDGLIERELYEMVSLRQKRQKKHPWSLWIWTSDLPNAGSDADINFQVYGEKGKSDEIKLDNKTDNFERGQVDRFIVELPDLGTLTKLRIWHEKRNPFAGWHLTKATLIKTLTKEKYKFPCERWLDTNEDDNEVVRELPATGELIAEPLPLIKYRVTICTGTLGGSGTDASVFLNLIGERGDTGDRQLVNCKNNINKFEKGNLDEFIIEAVTIGQIRRVRIGHDGKGGGCGWFLDKIIVREEGQAETQAIEFPCNRWLDRNEDDGQIVRELVPFSDGQSLYNVGYHIAVKTGNIPGGSSDSTVFVKLYGDKGDTSKMMLVVSDNNLRNYFETGRIDIFTVETADIGQINRMMIGHTNEGMRAGWFLDSVQILVPLKGKHYMFPCHRWLCKGEADGKTEVEIYPSEILDTQQLISYEVSVTTGDEMFAGTNAKVFIQLYGEKGKTEVIMLDSRSNNFERNTTDVFKIEAKDVGKVFKIRIGHDGSGIGSGWFLETVDVKHITMAMVPKEKKKEDKKKKKKKKKDEDDEEEEGGEEMQEVVLTYHFPCSRWLARGEDDGELQVELLPDGAEELEVNTYEVCVFTGDVLGAGTDANVFINIYGENGDTGERYLKNSDNLNKFERGEEDVFIVTAIDLGPLKKLRIRHDNTQSYSAWYLDRVEIVDTKDDTTYYFPCNRWLAVDEDDGQIARELVPVDEAFMKKDEDDEGGGGATLGLEQKSMSTTYTIKIKTGEKKYAGTDANVFAVLFGENDDTGIVNLKACKNYKNKFEQGMINEFTVEAVDLGELEKLRIGHDNSGGSPGWFLDWVEIDAPSQGLRLRFPCGRWLDRGEDDGGIVRDLYPAELQTELYTPFVPYELKIYTTDVFAAGTDADVFIVLYGRKGMCTLQKHLCVNKRERRLYFQRGAEDMFIVELEDVGDIIEKIRVGHDNRGSNPGWHLDRVEIRRLLRKGKGSETTIFPCERWLAKSEDDGETVRELVPSDIITEKLLRGGTLKRTETEVEDALETHAYHVSVRTGDMYKAGTDANIFLTIYGDLGDTGERKLAVSENNRNKFERGQVDKFTIEAVDLGQVFKIRIRHDNSMVGADWYLDQVEVLDVDTEEVYMFLCERWLSKKKEDKRLERTFFVKGYEGERNTDPNSKKMAQAKLGLDRNANKKKKKKKVAALDDGPIIPYHFTLSTGIERDASTTARVYVIIIGPGDLETDRLWLDLPDGKKSFTAGSMEHFVCYGTDVGEIKRVELGHNGATPESCWLVDELEVAVPTKGIKYSFLCKCWLAKDRGDGLSVRLFNVLDASTIIINRKVIYATTVITGDTQYAGTDTHIFLTVYGANGSTEEMLLDKNEDRFERDQEDTFNLEVDDIAPLKKIRVRIDGGGSRPDWFLDRILMRNLNTDEVYMFTYENWLSKTKGPRRTQMCELAAVVDDEEMVERTTYIIQVQTGDVTGAGTDANVCLMVFGEFGDTGTLQLKQSANRNKFERKMKDVFRFPDMLSLGELSKVRVWHDNKGLGAGWHLDYIDVKDETMDQTFRFPCDRWLAKNEDDGQIIRELACANNDSVDLSDKTKYEIAITTANTEDASTNENVWLVLEGRKARSKEFVLENKKNKFSCGATSIFEFSSKHVGEVAGICIGHITKDGKKVKNESSWHVAEVVVTEKELGNKYFFHCDAQVPLAAKKDQFQTFECYKSIESFASKVRNLVPVKYEIIVITGDVKDAGTDANVYITVYGVNGDSGRRHLRKKFRNLFERGHTDRFLVEMLDLGELLRVKVQHDNSGCNCSWYLTCVEITNTANSVTTIFQCGKWLDSGKADGRTERVLYPKY